Part of the Triticum aestivum cultivar Chinese Spring chromosome 4D, IWGSC CS RefSeq v2.1, whole genome shotgun sequence genome is shown below.
CGCAACCTTCTCCTGTGGTCTTGGATTTTCCATAGCCCGTGGCCAAGGACCACCGCGGAGTATATGCCGTGGGTGATCATCGGCGCCAGAATGTTGCCCGTCTGCATCCATCGCGTTGCAAATTAAAATCATGTAAAGTAGCTAGAGAAGTAACTAAAATGGTTACCTGGATCCATTCGAAGCCGAGGTAGAAAGCCAGGATGCCTTCCAGGAGAGGTGAGTATATCTTCCTCATCTGCCGCCGTTGGTACCAAGCTGGAAGTTCAAAAAGAATCATGTTACTACATCATCTCTGTTTTCACACATCTTATACCTCTTGTTAGTGAATGCGGGATAAGAGAATACACACATAGAAACACACCTGAAAACAGTTTCTTCATATTCTGTCGCCCGGCGTGCGAGCGCATGACCGGTGTCACCACATAGGTAGGGTCTGAAATAATAACACGGCAAGAGATGGGCTCAATTTCATCTGAAACAACAGCAAGCATGTTACGGAATCGGCGGGTTCAGTTACCTTTGGGGGCGGTAGCGATGTAGTAGAGGGACCCCGTGAGcgcggcggtgatggcggcggCAAAGGTTTGCGCGAACGGCACAAATGGAGGCACCATTCCACTCTGCAGATATATATCAACAAAAAGAAGCAAGTACAGTTAACTACAGTTATGTTCATCAGTCAAAACAGATGAACTGAACTGAACTGAAGAAAATCAAGTGCAATTTAAGTCACAATCAGTACATACCAAGGACACAATCCCTCGGGCATCTTTCATCAGCTCCGTGCCTCTCAGGAATATATCGGCCAATGCTCCCTGCAATTTTCATCAATTGATTCAGCTTCAAACTATACTGAAAATGAGATATAATTTCTTTCTCATTTTAGATGAAAAATGGGGAATATAATCAGTGGCATCGATCAATCAATCATCTGCACTCGAGCAATAAATAGTTACCTGCACGGCGGCGCGGTAGAAGAGCTCCTCGCCGACGGAGCTGGCGGCGACGACGAGGATGAACTGCCAGGGGGACATGCCGGCGAAGAAGGTGCGGAGCTCCTCGTCCTCCACGTCGCGGATGGCGCGGGCGTGGGGCGAGTACTTGACCACCTCGTCGTCCAGGATGAAGAGCAGCGCCATGATGGGCGGCGACGCGTAGCCGAGCCCCTCCACCAGCGCCGTCAGCGAGGGGTGGAACCCGCCGGAGGAGTCGATGTCGGCCATGTCGCAGATCGCCCGCCCCGCCAGCGCCATGCCCGCGTAGATGCCGATGCCGTAGCTGAGCCTCACCACGGCGCCCAGCTTCTCCCACATGGCCAGCTCCGCGTCGCGCGCCCCTCCGAACCCGTCCGCGGCGCCGACGACGGCCGGCACGTCGACGACGGGAGGCCCATCAGCGGCAAGGCGACCGGCCGGCCGCCCCGGCTCGACGCCGTCCCCGCCGCCATGGTGCGCCCCGGCGCGGAGCCTccaggcgccggcgccggcgcggaggGCCCGCGCCGGCGTGATGCCGATGGAGCAGTGGGTGTAGGAGGAGCAGCTGAAGCTACATGGCGCCGCCAGCTCCATTAACCAACGGAGCACCTAGCTAGCAAGCAAGCTCCGGTCGACGGCGtcctccctcccctcctctcctccccgtTCTTGCTTGCTCCAAGATACGATCTTTCCCAACCGGCTGCAGGCAAAGTAAATCTGAGGGGAGCTGGTGGGCAGTGGAGGTGAACAAATGAAGTTTTTTAATGGCGGCGGTGGTGGCTCCACGATCGGGACGCCGGATATACTAGTATTTGATTTGATTCTCCAACCTCTGCCGTCTGTCGTTACGTTACGGTTTGGGAAATCGGATGAGAGGGGGGGAGGCCGCCTGCGTGGCGCTTTGCCAGTGGGCGCTGGCAGATGAGAGGGATTCGCCTGGCCAACCACGGCATGCCATGTCAGCCAGCCGATAAGGTAAGGTGATTGTTGCCTCGCTGACATGGCACCCATCCACCCATCTCTCTGCCACTTGGTCGCTGTCTCGGCCTTCTCTTCTCCTGTCTCCACCGGGGCTACGAGGTCGACATACTACTGCTTGTTTGCTGACACATGTTTAAGTTCGAATTTTCGAGGTTGAAATGATCCGCCGACTGAGAAAACGACTTTGGTTTTGTCGTTGTCAGTTTAGagcatctccccccccccccccacacacac
Proteins encoded:
- the LOC123099186 gene encoding uncharacterized protein, producing the protein MELAAPCSFSCSSYTHCSIGITPARALRAGAGAWRLRAGAHHGGGDGVEPGRPAGRLAADGPPVVDVPAVVGAADGFGGARDAELAMWEKLGAVVRLSYGIGIYAGMALAGRAICDMADIDSSGGFHPSLTALVEGLGYASPPIMALLFILDDEVVKYSPHARAIRDVEDEELRTFFAGMSPWQFILVVAASSVGEELFYRAAVQGALADIFLRGTELMKDARGIVSLSGMVPPFVPFAQTFAAAITAALTGSLYYIATAPKDPTYVVTPVMRSHAGRQNMKKLFSAWYQRRQMRKIYSPLLEGILAFYLGFEWIQTGNILAPMITHGIYSAVVLGHGLWKIQDHRRRLRQRVQEIRRSSDEL